The segment ACTACGAACGATTTAGCATCTTGTTAACCAACGTGGTAACCGACTGAAAACGAAAGGATTTTAGATAAAATGCTGGATTGTTCCGCGATTTTGGGGTGCCGAAGGTTTAACAAAATCTTAAGTATTATACATTTGGATGAGCATCCATCTCCTTCGCATATGCGGAAACGCTGCCCTTCCGCCGCTCTGCCGCACCCTCCCTGCGCCTGCCGGGAGTCCCGCGCGTGACGCGGGCCTCCCGGCGGCGGCGCTGGTCCGGACGCGTCCGCGGCGGCGCCCTCGGCGAGTTCGGGACGCTGCTGCGCCTTGTCTTCGGATCGGCGGCGGCGACCGTCGCGGCGTATCTCGACAGGCGGGATCCGGGGACGGGGGCAGGCGCCCTCGCCGCCCGGTGCCGCCGCGAGCTGGCGGGGAAGAAGGCCGAGTGCGCCCGCCTGGCCGACGAGATCCGGCGCTACGACAAGGCGCGCGACATCCTGACGGGGCAGGTGGCGGCGGAGACCGATCCGGACCGGCTAGCCGCTCTGCGCCAGTCGCTCGATGCGCTGGAGGACCGTCTGACCGGCTGGCTGGACGAGCACGACGCCCTGCTGGAAACGATCGCCAGGCTGGAAGCCGACCTGGCGTTCTACGACGCCGCCGGCGCCGCCCGGGAGGAGGCCGACCAGGATGAAGTCGGCCAGGATGAAGTCGGCCAGGATGAAGTCGGGGGGACGGGACCCAACCCGGCGGACCCGCCGCCGGCCCACGACGCGGCGACCGCGCGCCACCTCGCGGCCCTCGGCCTGGCCGCCATGCCGGCGACCCTGGACGACCTGAAGTCCGCCTACCGCGCCCGGCTGAAGGCGGTCCACCCCGATGTCAGCGGGCGACCGTCCTCCGACGACGCGGCGCGGGCGACCGTCGCCTTCGCCGAACTGCGGCGGCGGTTCGGGTAGGGCGGGGCGCTTCACCCGGCCTTAACCACTCGGCGGCTATACCGCGCAGCGATCCCGCACCGCTGCCGCGAACCGTCGGCAGGGTCATTCCTGAGGGTTGGGCATTATGATCCTTTTCCGTTTGGTATTGGCCGCCCTGATGCTGGTGGCCACGGCGCTTGTCTCCCCCTCCATCGGCAATTCGGCCCAGCAGGCGGACGGCAAGAATGCGCCGCCCGCCTGCGGCGCCGTCTCGTTCCGCCCCCTGCCGCCCGGCATGGCCGACGGGGAACAGCAGTCCGGCCTGTACCGCTCGCGCTTCGGCTCGGTCGTCGTGATGGCCAAGGTCCAGGGCGGCCAGCCGACCGACTATTACATGCAGCTGAACGGCAAGACGCCCGAGCCCTTCACCGCCGCCGTCCCGAAGTCGGCCGACGGCTGCCTGAAGTCCAAGAGCGTCAAGCTGCCGGTCGCCAAGGCCGAGGGCGCCTGCGTCGGCTCCCGGTTCCGCGTCGTCCTGGACCGCAGCACCCAGCAGCCGCTCGCCATGCTGTTCGCCCTCCAGGGCGGCGACTGGAAGCTGTGCAGCGCCGCCAAGGCATAAAAACCTTCGCTCCTTCCTGCGGCCCTTCCGTCCCGCCCGGGCGGAAGGGCTTTTTCGCTCCTCTCCTGGTCAAGACAGATTGGCTCATTGACACCAATGGTCAAATAACTTACCCATCATTCCAAAGAAGGTAAATTGATGATGGGGGAACGCACTTGAGCGCCATGTCCACACCGTCGGCCGCCGTTCCCCCGGAACGGCCGGAAACGGTCTATTTCTTCGGCACCTGCCTGGTCGATCTGTTCTATCCGCAGGCCGGGCTCGCCGGCATGGAGCTGCTCAAGCGCCAGGGCCTCCGGGTGGTGTTTCCCCAGGACCAGACCTGCTGCGGCCAGCCGGCCCGCAACTGCGGCTTCTTCGAGGAGGCGCGCGCCGTCGCCCGCGCCCAGTTCGACGCCTTCCCCGAACCCTGGCCAATCGTCGTCCCGTCGGGGAGCTGCGCCGGGATGATGCGCGTCCACTATCCCCAGCTGTTCGCCGACCAGCCCGACCGGGAGCGGGCCGAGGCGTTCGCCGCGCGGATCTACGAGCTGAGCTGGTTCCTCGTCCATGTGCTGGACTGCAAGCTGGCGGACCACGGCGAGCCGGTGACGGTGACCTGGCACGCCTCCTGCCACTCCATGCGCGAGATGGGCGTGACCGACGAGCCGAAGCGGCTGCTCCGCTCGCTGGAGAACGTGACCCTGGTCGAGAACCCGCGCGAACGGGAATGCTGCGGCTTCGGCGGCACCTTCTCGGTCCGCCAGCCGGAGGTTTCCGCCGCCATGGTCGCGGACAAGATCGACGCCCTGCGCTCCACCGGCGCCACCGAGATGGTCACCGGCGACTGCGGCTGCCTGATGAACATCACGGGCGCCTTGGACAGGATGGGCGGCAAGGCCGGCCCTCCGCTGCGCGGCCGGCATCTCGCCGAATTCCTGCTGGAGCGCAGCGATGACCGCTGACGTTCAGACCGGCGCCGGGGCGCCGAAGGCCGGCAGCTTCGCGGAGCGCGCGCACCTGGCCCTGGACGACAAGCCGCTGCGGGCCAATTTCCGCCGCGCCATGGACGGCCTGATGGCCAAGCGGGCGGCGCAGTTCCCCGACGCCGCCGACCTGGCCGCGCTGCGCGCACGGGGTGCCGCGATCAAGGAGCGGGCGCTGGCCCGGCTGCCCGACCTGCTGGAGCAGCTGGAGGCGCGCTGCACCGGGAACGGCATCAAGGTCCACTGGGCCGAGACCACCGACGAGGCCAACCGCATCGTTCTCGGCATCTTCCGGGAGCACGGCGTGAAGACCGTGGTCAAGGGCAAGTCGATGGTGTCGGAGGAGATGCACCTGAACGCCTTCCTGGGCGAGCACGGCATCCAGGCGATCGAGTCCGACCTGGGCGAATACATCATCCAGCTCGCCGGCGAGATGCCCAGCCACATCGTCATGCCTTGCATCCACAAGAACAAGGGCCAGATCGGCGCCCTGTTCGCGGAGCATATCGAGGGCCAGCGTTATACCGAGGACGTGGACGAGCTGACCGCCGCGGCCCGGCGCGTGCTGCGCGACCGCTTCGCGGAGGCGGACGCCGGCATCTCCGGCGTCAATTTCGCGGTCGCGGAGACCGGCACCCTGGTGCTGGTCGAGAACGAGGGGAACGGCCGCCTCTCGACGACCCTGCCGCCGCTCCACGTCGCGGTGATGGGAATCGAGAAGCTGGTCGAGACCCTGGACGACATCCCGCCGCTGCTGGCGCTGCTGCCGCGCTCGGCGACCGGCCAGCCGATCACCACCTATGTCAACATGATCACCTCGCCCCGCCGGGAGGGCGAGAAGGACGGCCCGCGCGAGGTCCATCTCGTGCTGCTCGACAACGGCCGGACCCGCGTCTACGCCGACCCGGAGCTGCGCGAGACGCTGCGCTGCATCCGCTGCGGCGCCTGCATGAACCACTGTCCGGTCTATGCCCGCGTCGGCGGGCACACCTACGACGCGGTGTATCCCGGCCCCATCGGCAAGATCCTGACGCCGCAGATCGCCGGGCTCGACGCGGCGGGCGACCTGCCCCACGCGTCCAGCCTGTGCAACGCCTGCGTCGAGGTCTGCCCGGTCAAGATCCCGATCGCCGATATCCTGGTCCGGCTGCGCCGGGAGGCCGTGAGGCCATCCGCTTCCAACGCGGTGAAGGGCGCCGGCGGCGGCTGGACCCTATCGGAAAGCTCCGCCTGGGCCGGTTGGAAATGGCTCCACGCCAATCCCGTCCTGTACCGCCTGGGCTCCCGCGCCCTGGCCCTGGCCGGCAACCTGATCCCGGCGGGCCTGCCGCCGCTGAAGGCCTGGACCAGCGTCCGCTCCAAGCCGAAATTCGCGCCCAGGACCCTTCACCAACTCGCCCGCGACAAGGGTTTCGACGATGCATGACTCCTCCGGCGCCCGCGCCCGCATCCTGTCCCGCCTGCGCGCCGCCCCGCCGGCCCCGGCGCCCGCGCTGCCGGACTGGCGGGCTCCCCGGTTCGACGCGCCGGCCCGGCTCGACCGGTTCCGCACCATGCTCGAAGCCATGAAGGCGGAGGTCCACGAGGTCGACGCGGCGGACTGGCCGCGCCGCCTGCGCACCCTGCTGGACAACCGCGGCGTCCGGGCCGTGGTCCATGGCGACGGCTCCGACGCGGCGCGGCAGCTGGCCGAAGCCTGGAGCGCCGATCCCCAGGCGCCGCGGCTGGTCGCCTATGATCGGGCGATCGAGCAGTGGAAAGGCGAGCTGGTCCACGGGGTGGATGCCGGCGTCACCGCCGCGGTCGGCGGCATCGCCGAGACCGGCACGCTGATCCTGTGGCCGACCGCTGCGGAGCCCCGCCTGATGTCGCTGCTGCCGCCGATCCACGTGGCGCTGGTGGAGGAGGACACCATCCGCGACAGCTTCGCCGAGGTGATCCTGGAGCAGGGCTGGGCCGGGCGGATGCCGACCAACGTCGTCCTGGTCTCCGGCCCGTCGAAGACCGCCGACATCGAGCAGACGCTGGCCTTCGGCGTCCACGGCCCGAAGGAGCTGATCGTCCTGGTGCTCAAGCGGTCCGGAGGGGTCCGGCCGATCCCTGGATAAAAGCTTTCACCAAGATGCTTGCCGTTGCAAAGGCGCTTTGCCAGATTGAGGGGGAGGCCATTTTCGCTTCCGTAACCTCAGGGCCAGAGCATCGCCATGACCGAGCCGATCCGCCCCGCCAAGCTCGCGGACGCCATCGCCGACCGCCTGGAAAGGCTGATCCTCGAAGGATCGCTGCGGCCCGGCGAGCGCCTTCTGCCGGAACGGGAGCTGGCCCAGCGGTTCGACGTCTCCCGCCCGAGCCTCCGCGAGGCGCTGGACAAGCTGGAGCGGCGCGGCCTCCTGGTCAGCGAGCGCGGCGGCGCCACGCGGGTGGCGCCGTTGCTCGACGAGAGCTTCACGGCCCCGCTCGCCGATGTGGTCAACAGCAATCCCGAAGCGACCTACGATTACCTCGAGTTCCGCGGCATCGCCGAAAGCTCGGCGGCCTATCTGGCGGCCCTGCGCGGCACCAGCGTGGACCGGGAGCTGATCCAGGAATGCTTCGCCGCCATGGAGGCCGCCCACCAGAAGGAAGACCCGACCGACGAGGCGAACGCCGACGCCGACTTCCACCTGGCGATCTACGAGGCGTCCCATAACCTCTTCATGCTGCATGTCATGCGCTCGCTGTCGGAGATGCTGCGCAACGACGTGTTCTACAACCGCGCCACCCTCTATCTGAGGCGCAACGTGCGGGAACTGCTGCTGGCCCAGCACCGGGCGATCCACGACGGCATTATCGCCGGCGATCCCGAGACCGCCCGGCAGGCCGCGCGCGACCACATGGCCTTCACCTCCGGCGCCCTGAAGGAGATCGCCAAGGCCGACGCCCGCCTGGAAGTCAGCCTCAACCGCATCGCCCGCGCAGACGTCCTGGCCGGGCCGCCGCGCTGAGCATCGCTGGCTAAAACCCATATAGGTCGGCTAGAGCGAAGCGGCAGCCGATATCACAGCGTCGGCTTTGCCGGATGCCGCTTCGCTCTACCCGACCTACGTTTTCTGCAACTTAACCGAGCAGCCAACCCCTCACCGCGGCGGCGCCAGCTCCGCCATGATGCCGGGGATCTCGGCCAGCAGCTCGCGGGCGAGGAAGCCCATCGGGCCGCGGCTCCGCGCCAGGCGGTTGCCGGCCTGGCCGTGCAGGTAGACGGCCCAGATCGTCGCCTGCGCCGGTTCGGCGCCCCGTGCCACCAGGCCGGCCACGACCCCGGCCAGCGTGTCGCCCGATCCGGACGTGGCCAGCCCGACATTGCCGCTCTCGTAGAACCAGGCGTTGCCGTCCGGGTCCACGATGTGCGTGCAGCCGCCCTTCAGCGCCACCACCATCTTGAACTCGGTGGCGACCCGGCGGGCGGTGGCGAGCGGGTCGGCCTCCACGGCGTCGCGGTCGATCTCCAGCAGGCTCGCCATCTCGCCCGCGTGGGGCGTGATGATGGTCCGTCCCTCGCGCCGGCACAGCGGCTCGCGCAGGGTGTCCAGGCAGACCAGCGCCTCGGCGTCGATCACCAGCGCGGGGCCTTCCAGGCTGTTCACCATCCCGGTTGTCAGGGCGGCGACCGCCTCCTTGTCCATCATGCCGGGGCCGAGCAGCACCGCGTCGTTCCGCTTGCTCCGCTCGCACAGCAGGTCGGCCGATTCGGGGGAGATTCCGCCGGAAGGCGTCTCGGGCAGGCCCAGCACCAGCGCCTCGGGGACGGCCAGCCCCAGGTGAAGGGCCACGCTGGAGCAGGTGGCGATCTGGAGCTTGCCGGCGCCGGCCCGCAGCGCGGCGGTGCCCGCCAGCAGGGCGGCGCCGGGCACCTCGACGCTGCCGGCCACGACCAGCACGCTTCCCCTGGCCTTCTTGTCGACGGAACCGGACGGCTCCGGCAGCCGCATGCCGCGCAGCAGTTCCGGCGTGATCTTGGTCGCTTCGGTCATCATCGCTCCGTCGGGGTCAGCGGGAGGCCACGTTCTCGTCGGGGTCGGCGGTGACCGGCGCGCCGGCCTCGCGCAGCGGCGCCACGAAGTTGTACCGCCGCAGCTCCATGCCGCCGATCTTCCCGATATCGGGGTTGTAGGCGTATTCGGTGACCGAGCAGTTGGCCACGTCGGCCTCCCGGTCGATCGCCAGGATCTGTTCCTCGGTCATGTTTTCCAGCAGGTAGCGCAGGCACAGCACGACGACCTGGTGGCTGACGATCATCACCCGGCGACCGCAATGGTGGAGGCTGACCGTGTCGAGCGCGCTGCGCAGGCGCAGGATGACGTCGCACCAGCTCTCCCCTGCGGGCGGCCGGTGATAGAACTTGCCCAGCAGGCGGCGGAACTCCGCCTGGTCGGGGAACTCCTCCTGGATGCCGCGCCGGGTCAGCCGGTCGAGCACGCCGAACTCCTTCTCGCGCAGCCGTTCGTCGATCACGAAATCGGCGACGTCGATGTCCAGCCTGCCGAACTCCCGCACGATCTCGGCGGTGCGGCGGGCCCGGACATAGGGCGACGTCAGCACCACGTCGGGGCGCTCCTCCGCCGGCATCCGGGCGAACCACTCGCCGAGCGCCTGGGCCTGTTCCTCGCCCCGGGCGCTCAACGGCACGTCGACGTCGCGTTCCGCGATGTCGATCCGGCCGAGCCCGGCGGCGTCGGCGGCCTCGCGGGCCACGTTGCCGGAGCTTTCGCCATGGCGGACGATCCGGAGATTACTGGGCCAACGTTGCTGCATGGTATCGACCGCTCCCCACGTTGCTTGCCCCGCTTCAACCCGCGGGACCCGTGATCGTTTCAGGCATCCGGCACCGCGCGGCGGGCCGGCCAGGAACCCTGCGGCGGCAAACGCGGTTTCCCCAGCGGAACGTCAACCCGGAGAGGAGCCCCCCGCCATGATCCTGGACACGATGCTGACAGACCATCAGGCCGGCCGCGATTTCTTCGCGCTGGCCGGCAACTCCGTGTTCGAGGGCTACGCCGAGCGGTCCGGCCTGTTCTCCCGGTTCGCCGATCTGTGGACGGCCCACGCCGACATGATGGATGAGGCGGTCTTCCCCGTCCTGGCGGAGGACGCGCACCGGTCGGAAGCCCTGGCGCGGCTCCGGGACGGCCAGCGCCGGCTGCGCGGGGCGATCGCCGACCTCGCCCGGCGGGCGGCCGACGAGACGGTCGCCAACGACCACTGGTTCGCCGATTTCCACCGATTGAAGCAGGAGTACGAGCAGCAGACCGAACTGGAGCAGACCCTGGTCGTCCGCATGATCCAGGAGGACCTGTCGCCCGACCAGATCGCCCGCATGACCCATGCCGGCGACCGCATCCGGACCGGGCGCGGCATTTGACGCCGGGCGGCCGACCGCTCAGCCGTCCCGGAGGGACTCGATCGCGCCGATCAGGTGGTGGGGCAGGATCGGCTTCATCAGGACGCCGTCGGGGCCCACGGCGCTGATCCGCAGGCGGGTCGCCACCTCGTTCGATCCGGTCAGGAAGATCACCTTGCAGGGGTGCTCCCTGCGGATTCGCTCGGCGGCCTCGATCCCGTCCATTCCGGTGCCGAGGCGCACGTCCATCAGGACGACGGCGGGGCGCTGCCGCAGGGCCATGTCGACCGCGGCCGGGCCGCTCCGCGCGACGCACAGGTTGCAGAATCCCGCATCCTCCAGGGTCATCCGGATGCCGAGGCGGACGAGGTTATCGTCGTCCACGATCAGGATGGGGTCGTCGCTTTTCAGCATGACAGCCCCTCCGGACAGGGAAAACTCACCGAGACGATGGTGCCGTGGTCCTGCTCGACCGCGATCTCGCCCCCCAGCTGGTCGACCAGCTCCGCGATGATCTGCTGTCCGATCTTGGCCGGGGGCGCTCCGGGGAGCATGGCCGGGGGCAGGCCGACGCCGTCGTCGGCGACGACCAGCCGGGCCGTGCCGTTACCCCTGCCGGTCAGCGAGACGTCGACGTGGCCCCTGCGGCCGGCCGGGAACGCGTGCCGGAAGGCGTTGGTGACCAGTTCGTTGACCAGCAGTCCCAGGGAGATCGCGAAATCGATCGTGATGGCGCTGTTCCGCGGCTCGACCTTGACGCTCATCGTCACGTCGGGCCGGCCCACGGCATAGGGGGCGGCCAGCGACTGGCACAGGTCGCGCAGGAACTCGCCCTGGTCGATGGTCTCCAGGTCTTCCGACTGCATGAGCTTCTGGTGGACCAGGCCCAGGCAATAGACCCGGTGGCGCAGGTCGCCCAGGCTTTCGGAAATGGCGGGGGTCTGGCGCCCCTGGAGCGCCAGCAGGGTGTCGACGACCTGCAGGTTGTTCTTGACCCGGTGATAGACCTCCCGCAACAGGGTCTCCTTCTCGTTCAGCAGCCGCTGCAGCCGTTGCTCCGCCTGCTGCTGCTCGTCGATCTTCTGCCGCAGGGCCAGGGTGGCCGACCGGGCCTCGATCTCGGTCATGACCAGGTCGGCGAAATCCTTCAGGATCTCCCGCTGCGCGTCGCTGAACTCGGGATGCGGCGCGCGGTCGATCACGCACAGGGTGCCGAGCACGTAGCCCTCGGGCGTGACCAGCGGAGCGCCCGCGTAGAACCTGATGCTGGGATGCTCGACCACCAGCGGATTGGCGGCGAAGCGGTCGTCCGCCGCGGCGTCCGGAACGACAAGCGGTTCCTTGGCGAGGATCGCGTGCGAGCAGAAGGCCATTTCCCGCCGGGTCCACTGGGCGTCGAAACCGTGGCGGGATTTGAACCACTGCCGGGTCTCGTCGATCAGGGAAATCAGGGAGACCGGCATGCCCAGCACGGTCGCGGCCAGCCGGGTGATGCGGTCGAAGGCCTGTTCCGGCACCGTGTCGAGCAGATCGTAGCGTTTCAGCGCGACGAGCCGCTGCTGTTCGTCCTGCGGTATCGGAACCGTGCCAACGCTCCCCTCCGAGGCTTTCAGGGACCCAGACCCTCGTTCGCCCATCTGCCCTTCCGTGCCCTATGGTTGCATCCGTCCGGAATACCATCCGGTACTGCCTTGGCGAGCGGCAGATGCTTGTCGGCTGGCCGCGCCGAACGCGGCGTGTGATCCCCGGACCGGAAATCTCCGGATCGTCCTCCGGCACCAATGGGAAAGCCCACCAGACCTATACGTATTACTAAATCACGGCGACTTCATCGTAATCTCAGCGGTACATCTCTCTCCAGTACAGGGCAAATCCTGAATGGATTCCGGAAAGTTCTATCCCTCTGCCGAAAGAGTCCGAAGAAATTAAAAATGCATGCTTGGAAACAAGTGTACTGCCGATCTAAAACCTTTGGAGCGAAGATAAGTTCAACCAGAAACTTTCAATCTCGCGGAGGAGAAAAGAGACGCTTTTGCCGTGCCGGACCCGGCTTGGAATGGTTACAAGGGAAACTTACTGACCTTGTTTCCGGGTTTGAAACCGGCGACTGAGCGTCGAGGACGGACTATGCGCCACATGATACCTGAACCCTCCGTCGACGACCTTCTCGACGACCCGATCCTGCATATCCTGCTGGCCCGGGATGGTCTGGCGGTCGAAGACGTCAGAAACTTCCTTGAAGAAATGAGACGGAAGCTCGGACTCCGCCGCTCCGGCGAGGAAATCTCCTCCGATTCCCGGAACAGCGCGCACGCGCCGCCTTCCGGAAGATCCTGATCATCATCATACAAGGCAAACCTAGTTGACCTCCCGCGCTGAAACAGGTGCAGGCACGTGCCGGGCCCGGACGCTCCCGGCATCGTGGCCGCGCTCGCCCCGGACCTCGCCGGGAATGTGGTTCTCCGTCCGGTGGGGGCGTTGCCGATGACGGTCCGGCCAGGAGGGAGCTTCCCGATCCTCGCCCTGGGTACGGTCAGGTATCCCCTGCTGGTGGTCGACCGCGACGGCCGGGTGGAGGCGGCGAGCCGCGCCGCGGGCGATCTGCTCGATGTGCCGGCGGAGGCCGTTCAGGGGCTGTACCTCCGCGAGATCGACGGACCGGCCGCGCTCCTGCACGACGCCGTGGCGTCCGCGACCGGGTCGGGGCGGCCGGCCGAGCTGGAGATCCGGGCACGGGGCCGGCGTTTCGACATCGTGGTAGAACCCTTGCGCGCGGACGCCGGCGCCGTTTCCGGGGCCGTGATCCACGCCAGCGAGACTCCCGGCGTTTCCCCGGACGGCGACATGCTGTCCCTGGTGCTCGACCAGCTGCCCTGCGCCGTCTACTGGAAGGACAGCCGTTCCAGGTATCTCGGCGGCAACCGGCTGTTCGCCGAAGTCGTCGGCCTCGGTTCGTCACGCGCCGTTCCCGGCATCACCGACGACGACATCATGGCGTCCGTGGACGCGGAGACCGTCCGCCGGGAAGACGAGCAGGTGATGCGGACCGGCGAGAGCCTCGTCAGCATCGAGCAGGAGCTCGCGCTGGCCGTGGGCGGCAGGAGCATCGAGAAGCTCAAGGTGCCGCTCCGCGGCGCGGACGGCGGGATCATCGGCATCCTGTGCATCGCCCAGGACGTCACCCAGCGGAAAAGGGCCGAGGAGAAGCTGATCACCGACAAGCTCGCCGCCGAGCAGGCGAGCCGGGCGAAGACGAGCTTCCTCGCCGCCGCGAGCCATGACCTGCGCCAGCCGATCCAGGCGCTCGCCCTGTTCGCCAAGCTGCTGGAAAAACGGGTCAGCGAACCGGCATCCAGGAATCTCGTCGGGCTGATCCAGCAATCGGCGAGGTCGCTCTCCGACCTTCTGGAGGCGGTCATCCACCTGTCGAAGCTGGAGGCGGGGGAGGTCGAACCCAACATCGGCCCGACCCTGGTGGGCGAGCTGATCGGCCGGCTGGTCGGGGAGTTCAGCCACCAGGCGGTCGGGAAGGGCCTGGATTTCCGCGCCGTCAACACGGACATGGAGGTGCAGAGCGATCCGCTTCTGCTGGAAAGGATCCTCCGCAACCTGATCTCCAACGCCATCCGCTACACGGAACGCGGGCGCGTCCTGGTCGGGTGCCGGCGCCGGGGCGACAGGGTCAGCATCGAGGTCTGGGACACCGGAATCGGCATCCCCAAGGACCAGTTCGGCGAGATCTTCCGCGAGTTCCACCGCAGCCGGAACAAGAATCACAAGGCGGTGGACGGCTTCGGCATCGGCCTGGCGGTCGTGGACCGGCTGACCAACCTGCTGGGGCACAGCATCGAGGTCTCGTCGATCCCGGGAAAGGGGTCGGTCTTCCGGATCCAGGCCGAAGCGGCACCGTCGTGCCTTTTTCATAAAAGCCCTGTTGAGGTCTTGCCAATTCAGGGGAAACACACCGATGCGTAAGCTCATGCTGCCCATCGCGGCGATCCTGCTCGGGACCCAGCCGCTCGCCGCCCAGGAGCCCTCCAAGGTCGTCCGGCAGGAGGGACAGGCGTCATACTTCCAGGCCGGCGAAGGCGGGAACACGCTGACCAGGAGCGGCGAACCCGTGAACCCGCAGGGCTACACCGCGGCGTCGCGGGACCTGCCGCTCGGCACCGTCGTGACGGTGACCAACCGGGAGAACGGCAAGTCGGTCGATGTCCGGATCAACGACCGGGGGCCGACCCGTCCGGACCGCATCATCGACGTGTCCGAGCAAGCCGCCCGCGACCTGGGCATGGAGGAGGCGGGCGTGGCTCCCGTCACCGTCGAGGCGGACCCGGGCAGGCAGGACGACCCGGAAATCCGCAGCCAGCTCCAATCGGCGGTCCGGTAGGCCGGCGGCGGAACTCGGCCGGGCACATGGGCCTCTTCGCCATCCTGCGCCAGGTCGCGTTGGCCGCGGGCGTCGCGGCGGCGGCGGTGCCGTCGTCCGCCGCGGCCCGGCAGGACCACCGCTACGCCGCATACCGGGAGCCTGAGTCCGGCACCGTCCTGACCTATCCCGCGTCCGTCTTCACGAGGGCGGATGACGGGACCGGCCGGTTCGCGAAGTTCGTTTCCGCCGACCGCCGGTCCACCTTCTACGTCGTCGGCCGGGAGAACGATCCGGGGCAAGGCATCGCCGAGCTGTCCGCGGCGGCGGAGGCGGCGCTCGCGGAAGAGAAGGCCCTGATCACCTATCGGCGCCGCAAGGAGGACTGGTTCGTCCTGTCCGGCTTCATCGGCGACAACATCTTCTATCGCAAGACCGTGCTGGCCCGCCGGGGGCGGACGGTGGGCACCTTCCAGATCAATTTTCCAAGCGACCAGAAGCCCTTCTATTACGGGATCGTAGAACGCATGTCGTGGTCGTTCGAGCCGCGGTGACGCCGCCGGTCAGACGACCAGCGGCGCGTTCTCCACGCCGGCGGTGCCGAACACGGCGCGGTAGCGGGCGATCTCCTCCGTCGGCCCCGACGCCTTCAGGTAGTTGTCGCTCAGCTTGACGGCCGGCCGGCCGTTGGCAGCGGTGATCTTGCAGACCAGGGAGATCGGGTCCAGGTCGTCCCGTCCCGACGGGTGGCAGCCTCGGAAGTCGTTGGTCAGCAGGGTGCCCCAGCCGTAGCCGTCGCGGACCTTGCCCCGGAACCGCTCGTGCAACGCCAGGATCTGGCCGACGTCGAGCCCGTCCGAGAACAGGATGCGCTTGTCGCAGGGATCGCAGCCATGGTCCGTCCACCAGGCGATCGCCTCCTCGGCGGCGACGAAGGGATCCTTGCTGTCGATCCGGATGCCGGTCCATTTCTTGGCCCAGTCCGGCGCGTCCCGCAGGAACTGCGTGGAGCCGTAGGTGTCCGGCAGCATCACCAGCAGCGCCCCGGCATAGGTCTGCTGCCAGCGCTCCAGCACCGTGTACTGCGACTGCTTCAGCTCGGCGTCGTCCCGGGCCAGGGTGGCCAGCACCATCGGCAGTTCGTGGGCGTTGGTGCCGATCGCCTCGAAGCCGTGCTTGTGGGCGAAGAAGGCGTTCGACGTGCCGGTGAAGGCGGCACCCAGCTCCTCCGCCGCTGCCAGGATCGCCCATTCCTGCCAGAGATGGCTGTGGCGCCGCCGGGTCCCGAAATCGGAGATCCTCAGCCCGTCCGCGCCGCGCAGCCGTTCCAGCTTGGCCCACAGCTTCGTCTTGGCATGGGCGTAGAGCTTGTCCAGCTCGTACTTGCTCAGCCGGTTCAGCCCCGTTCGGGCGCCGCGGTCCCGCGACCGGCGCCCGCGGT is part of the Skermanella rosea genome and harbors:
- a CDS encoding J domain-containing protein, giving the protein MTRASRRRRWSGRVRGGALGEFGTLLRLVFGSAAATVAAYLDRRDPGTGAGALAARCRRELAGKKAECARLADEIRRYDKARDILTGQVAAETDPDRLAALRQSLDALEDRLTGWLDEHDALLETIARLEADLAFYDAAGAAREEADQDEVGQDEVGQDEVGGTGPNPADPPPAHDAATARHLAALGLAAMPATLDDLKSAYRARLKAVHPDVSGRPSSDDAARATVAFAELRRRFG
- a CDS encoding (Fe-S)-binding protein; the encoded protein is MSTPSAAVPPERPETVYFFGTCLVDLFYPQAGLAGMELLKRQGLRVVFPQDQTCCGQPARNCGFFEEARAVARAQFDAFPEPWPIVVPSGSCAGMMRVHYPQLFADQPDRERAEAFAARIYELSWFLVHVLDCKLADHGEPVTVTWHASCHSMREMGVTDEPKRLLRSLENVTLVENPRERECCGFGGTFSVRQPEVSAAMVADKIDALRSTGATEMVTGDCGCLMNITGALDRMGGKAGPPLRGRHLAEFLLERSDDR
- a CDS encoding LutB/LldF family L-lactate oxidation iron-sulfur protein; the encoded protein is MTADVQTGAGAPKAGSFAERAHLALDDKPLRANFRRAMDGLMAKRAAQFPDAADLAALRARGAAIKERALARLPDLLEQLEARCTGNGIKVHWAETTDEANRIVLGIFREHGVKTVVKGKSMVSEEMHLNAFLGEHGIQAIESDLGEYIIQLAGEMPSHIVMPCIHKNKGQIGALFAEHIEGQRYTEDVDELTAAARRVLRDRFAEADAGISGVNFAVAETGTLVLVENEGNGRLSTTLPPLHVAVMGIEKLVETLDDIPPLLALLPRSATGQPITTYVNMITSPRREGEKDGPREVHLVLLDNGRTRVYADPELRETLRCIRCGACMNHCPVYARVGGHTYDAVYPGPIGKILTPQIAGLDAAGDLPHASSLCNACVEVCPVKIPIADILVRLRREAVRPSASNAVKGAGGGWTLSESSAWAGWKWLHANPVLYRLGSRALALAGNLIPAGLPPLKAWTSVRSKPKFAPRTLHQLARDKGFDDA
- a CDS encoding LutC/YkgG family protein, encoding MHDSSGARARILSRLRAAPPAPAPALPDWRAPRFDAPARLDRFRTMLEAMKAEVHEVDAADWPRRLRTLLDNRGVRAVVHGDGSDAARQLAEAWSADPQAPRLVAYDRAIEQWKGELVHGVDAGVTAAVGGIAETGTLILWPTAAEPRLMSLLPPIHVALVEEDTIRDSFAEVILEQGWAGRMPTNVVLVSGPSKTADIEQTLAFGVHGPKELIVLVLKRSGGVRPIPG
- a CDS encoding FCD domain-containing protein → MTEPIRPAKLADAIADRLERLILEGSLRPGERLLPERELAQRFDVSRPSLREALDKLERRGLLVSERGGATRVAPLLDESFTAPLADVVNSNPEATYDYLEFRGIAESSAAYLAALRGTSVDRELIQECFAAMEAAHQKEDPTDEANADADFHLAIYEASHNLFMLHVMRSLSEMLRNDVFYNRATLYLRRNVRELLLAQHRAIHDGIIAGDPETARQAARDHMAFTSGALKEIAKADARLEVSLNRIARADVLAGPPR
- a CDS encoding NAD(P)H-hydrate dehydratase, with protein sequence MTEATKITPELLRGMRLPEPSGSVDKKARGSVLVVAGSVEVPGAALLAGTAALRAGAGKLQIATCSSVALHLGLAVPEALVLGLPETPSGGISPESADLLCERSKRNDAVLLGPGMMDKEAVAALTTGMVNSLEGPALVIDAEALVCLDTLREPLCRREGRTIITPHAGEMASLLEIDRDAVEADPLATARRVATEFKMVVALKGGCTHIVDPDGNAWFYESGNVGLATSGSGDTLAGVVAGLVARGAEPAQATIWAVYLHGQAGNRLARSRGPMGFLARELLAEIPGIMAELAPPR
- a CDS encoding histidine phosphatase family protein, with protein sequence MQQRWPSNLRIVRHGESSGNVAREAADAAGLGRIDIAERDVDVPLSARGEEQAQALGEWFARMPAEERPDVVLTSPYVRARRTAEIVREFGRLDIDVADFVIDERLREKEFGVLDRLTRRGIQEEFPDQAEFRRLLGKFYHRPPAGESWCDVILRLRSALDTVSLHHCGRRVMIVSHQVVVLCLRYLLENMTEEQILAIDREADVANCSVTEYAYNPDIGKIGGMELRRYNFVAPLREAGAPVTADPDENVASR